DNA sequence from the Bacteroidota bacterium genome:
ATTAGAATTACCGGCAGGTTCCAAGATACTTACATTTGCCTATGATACCGGTGAACGCTATCTTTCCGTCATAGATTTATTTTAAGAGTTTAGATGTTCAATGATATGCCTTTGAGTGATTCCATTTTTTCCATAAAAACAACAGCCGAATTTGAAAGTTCTGTCCTTGAAACATTTCATTTTCAGGCAAAAGAGAATCCTGTCTATAGACAATACCTGGAGAACCTGCATAAACAGGTTTCCGGAATAAAAAAGATGGAGGATATTCCTTTTCTGCCCATAGAATTTTTTAAAACTCAAACTGTTGTCAGTGGGGAACTGAAACCTGAAATTATTTTTACCAGCAGCGGAACTACGGGCATGGCCACAAGCCAACATTACGTTTCGGAGCTTTCCATTTATGAGGAAAGCTTTCTCAAAGGTTTTGAAATTTTTTACGGACCGGTAAATCAATTTTGCATTTTGGCTTTGCTCCCATCCTATCTCGAACGCCAGGGATCATCGCTTATTTATATGATGGACAGCTTAATTAAAAAAAGCAATCATCCGGATAGTGGTTTCTACCTGAATAATCTGGATGAATTGGTCGATAAGCTTGAAAAACTTGAACAAGAAGGACAAAAAACATTATTGATGGGCGTTTCCTTTGCACTTCTTGACCTGGCCGAAAAATACAAATTAGAACTTCATCAGACGATTGTTATGGAAACCGGTGGTATGAAAGGAAGGCGAAAAGAAATCACCCGTGAAGAATTACATTCTGTTTTAAAGGAAAAACTGGGCGTTTCAGGAATACATTCAGAATATGGAATGACCGAACTTTTGTCGCAGGCCTACTCAAAAGGAGAAGGCAGATATTATTGCCCGCCCTGGATGAAGGTTATCATACGCGACCCTTATGATCCTTTTGCCTGCCTTCAGAGGGGAAGATCAGGAGGCATCAATATCATTGACCTGGCTAACCGTTATTCCTGTGCCTTCATTGAAACCAAAGACCTTGGGAAAATAAATCCCGATGGCAGCTTTGAGGTACTTGGCAGAATGGACAATAGCGATCTGAGAGGCTGTAATCTACTGGTCATATAAGATTTTTATGATTGTTTAACCCTTTTTTGCATAAGTTCTTTTTATCTTTAAAATCAGATTTTTTAAAAAATAACTTTTTAACAACCAGATTATGAAAGGAATACTAAAATCAATTATTTTATTACTTATTGCAGGAACAACTTTTAATGCAGTTTCGCAAGCCCAGACCAAAACAAGCGGAGCCTGGACAAAAGCCAAGTCAGCCAAATGGTTTAACAACCATCAATGGCTCAACGGATTTAAAGCCAAGCCTCATGAAACCATCAACCAGATTGCTTTTGCTGAAGCCTATCACAAAAACAAGGCAATGTGGGATAAAATCTTTACCTTCCTCAAAAACAATGACCTGGAAAAACTTGCTCCCGGTAAATATCCCATTGATGGCGAAAACGCCTTTGCCAACATTACAGAATACATCCCCCGCGAATTGGCCGACACGAAATGGGAAGCTCACCGTAAATACATCGATTTTCAGATGATGATTCAAGGAAAAGAAAAAATGGGTATAGTACCTTTGGCTAAAGTTCAACCC
Encoded proteins:
- a CDS encoding YhcH/YjgK/YiaL family protein gives rise to the protein MKGILKSIILLLIAGTTFNAVSQAQTKTSGAWTKAKSAKWFNNHQWLNGFKAKPHETINQIAFAEAYHKNKAMWDKIFTFLKNNDLEKLAPGKYPIDGENAFANITEYIPRELADTKWEAHRKYIDFQMMIQGKEKMGIVPLAKVQPGPYNDSKDVASFSSNQGKYYIAQPGTFLLFFPSDGHRASIKSIAGSTDKVKKIVIKIKAD
- a CDS encoding acyl transferase gives rise to the protein MPLSDSIFSIKTTAEFESSVLETFHFQAKENPVYRQYLENLHKQVSGIKKMEDIPFLPIEFFKTQTVVSGELKPEIIFTSSGTTGMATSQHYVSELSIYEESFLKGFEIFYGPVNQFCILALLPSYLERQGSSLIYMMDSLIKKSNHPDSGFYLNNLDELVDKLEKLEQEGQKTLLMGVSFALLDLAEKYKLELHQTIVMETGGMKGRRKEITREELHSVLKEKLGVSGIHSEYGMTELLSQAYSKGEGRYYCPPWMKVIIRDPYDPFACLQRGRSGGINIIDLANRYSCAFIETKDLGKINPDGSFEVLGRMDNSDLRGCNLLVI